The Streptomyces sp. Alt3 genome has a segment encoding these proteins:
- a CDS encoding ATP-binding cassette domain-containing protein gives MLTLDRVTKTFRAGAFGGGSVTAVDRVSFQASPGELVSLIGESGSGKSTIGRMVLGLTHVSAGSLTLDGEQVRPGKDFYRRVQGVFQDPFSCYNPVFKADRVFALVRRAYHPGVSDKEWADRVEKAVRDVRLDPGQVLGRYPHQLSGGQLQRLLIARALLLDLRFLVADEITSMLDASTRIDVLNLLAGLKERGLGVLYITHDLSLGTYLAEKTVVLRGGRVVERGDTQKVFGNPLHPYTRTLLAAVPRLNQPWTSAEPVEVCAFHAGGARDTDLYETEPDHFVACAGLPDCGRTLA, from the coding sequence ATGCTGACCCTCGACCGTGTCACCAAGACCTTCCGGGCCGGCGCCTTCGGCGGCGGTTCCGTCACCGCGGTGGACCGGGTGTCCTTCCAGGCGTCTCCCGGCGAACTGGTCTCGCTCATCGGCGAGAGCGGCAGCGGCAAGTCCACCATCGGCCGCATGGTCCTGGGGCTCACCCACGTCAGCGCGGGCAGCCTCACCCTGGACGGCGAACAGGTCCGGCCCGGCAAGGACTTCTACCGCCGGGTCCAGGGCGTCTTCCAGGACCCCTTCAGCTGCTACAACCCCGTCTTCAAGGCCGACCGCGTCTTCGCTCTCGTCCGCCGCGCCTACCACCCGGGCGTCTCCGACAAGGAGTGGGCGGACCGTGTCGAGAAGGCGGTACGGGACGTACGCCTGGACCCCGGCCAGGTGCTCGGCCGTTACCCGCACCAACTGAGCGGCGGGCAGCTGCAACGCCTGCTGATCGCCCGCGCCCTCCTGCTCGACCTGCGCTTCCTGGTCGCCGACGAGATCACCAGCATGCTCGACGCCTCCACCCGCATCGATGTGCTCAACCTTCTCGCGGGGCTCAAGGAACGCGGCCTCGGCGTCCTCTACATCACCCACGACCTCTCGCTCGGCACCTACCTCGCCGAGAAGACGGTCGTGCTGCGCGGCGGCCGTGTCGTCGAACGCGGCGACACGCAGAAGGTCTTCGGCAACCCCCTCCACCCCTACACCCGCACCCTGCTGGCCGCGGTGCCCCGGCTGAACCAGCCCTGGACGTCCGCGGAACCCGTGGAGGTGTGCGCCTTCCACGCGGGCGGCGCACGGGACACCGACCTGTACGAGACCGAGCCGGACCACTTCGTCGCCTGCGCCGGACTCCCCGACTGCGGAAGGACCCTCGCGTGA